One Kaistella polysaccharea DNA segment encodes these proteins:
- the lipB gene encoding lipoyl(octanoyl) transferase LipB: MTSTQNRTLQFQELGLMDYEPAFEFQEKLMKEIIDLKLENRNRTDDEQVETPNYLLFVEHPHVYTIGKSGDEHNMLANAKKLEEINATYVKTNRGGDITYHGFGQIVGYPILDLDNFKSDIFLYMRNLEEVIIRAIAEYGLTGERSEGETGVWLDVGKPYARKICAMGVKTSKWVTMHGLALNVNTDLRYFEYIIACGIKDKGVTSLQRELEREFSEEEMAEVKEKIKKHFCDVFEAQIV, from the coding sequence ATGACAAGCACACAGAATAGAACTTTGCAGTTTCAGGAATTAGGGTTGATGGACTATGAACCGGCTTTTGAATTTCAGGAGAAATTGATGAAGGAAATCATCGATTTGAAACTGGAGAATCGCAACCGAACTGACGATGAACAGGTAGAAACGCCGAATTATTTATTGTTTGTGGAGCATCCGCATGTTTACACGATTGGGAAATCTGGGGACGAACATAATATGCTGGCGAATGCGAAAAAGTTGGAGGAAATTAATGCGACTTATGTAAAGACGAATCGCGGCGGAGATATTACGTATCACGGTTTCGGGCAGATTGTGGGGTATCCGATTTTGGATTTGGATAATTTTAAGTCCGATATTTTTCTGTATATGCGGAATTTGGAAGAAGTGATTATTCGAGCGATTGCTGAATATGGTTTGACTGGCGAAAGAAGTGAAGGCGAAACCGGCGTCTGGCTGGATGTTGGAAAACCTTATGCGCGAAAAATTTGTGCGATGGGTGTGAAGACCTCAAAGTGGGTGACGATGCACGGTTTGGCTTTGAATGTAAATACCGATTTGCGTTATTTCGAATATATTATTGCGTGTGGAATTAAAGATAAAGGCGTGACTTCTTTGCAAAGAGAATTGGAAAGAGAGTTCTCGGAAGAAGAAATGGCTGAAGTCAAAGAGAAAATTAAAAAACATTTCTGTGACGTTTTTGAAGCGCAGATTGTTTAA
- the trpA gene encoding tryptophan synthase subunit alpha — protein MKKKLNIYFTAGIPQLKDTTEILKLIQNSGADYIEIGMPYSDPVADGPVIQKAHEIALKNGMTIAELFGQLKTVKSEMNIPIILMGYINPVLSFGFEEFCKECKESGVSGLIIPDLPPVEFEKNYRSILEKNNLNFIFLVTPETSDERIKYLDSLSSGFLYAVSSSSTTGNEAKEINNEQYLNRLANLGLKNPVMIGFGIKNKSDFDKVTEKADGGIIGTAFVNILLNNDDWTKKGEDFIRSIIN, from the coding sequence ATGAAAAAAAAACTCAATATATATTTCACAGCGGGAATTCCCCAATTGAAAGACACGACTGAAATTTTAAAATTAATCCAAAATTCCGGAGCAGATTATATCGAAATCGGAATGCCGTATTCAGATCCGGTTGCAGATGGACCCGTGATTCAGAAAGCACATGAAATCGCGTTGAAAAATGGAATGACCATCGCGGAACTTTTTGGTCAATTAAAAACAGTAAAATCAGAAATGAATATTCCGATTATTTTGATGGGATATATTAATCCGGTTTTAAGTTTTGGATTTGAAGAATTTTGTAAAGAATGTAAAGAGTCTGGAGTTTCTGGCTTGATTATTCCCGATTTACCGCCCGTGGAATTTGAGAAAAACTACAGATCGATTTTAGAAAAAAACAATCTGAATTTTATCTTTTTGGTGACGCCAGAAACTTCTGATGAAAGAATTAAATATTTGGATTCTTTAAGTTCCGGATTTTTATACGCGGTCTCAAGTTCTTCCACGACAGGAAATGAGGCAAAAGAAATCAACAATGAACAATATCTGAATCGACTGGCGAATTTAGGTTTGAAAAATCCGGTGATGATTGGGTTTGGAATTAAAAATAAATCTGATTTTGATAAGGTTACCGAAAAAGCAGATGGCGGAATTATCGGGACAGCTTTCGTGAATATTTTGCTGAATAATGATGACTGGACAAAAAAAGGAGAAGATTTTATTCGTAGCATAATAAATTAA